A stretch of the Archangium violaceum genome encodes the following:
- the hemL gene encoding glutamate-1-semialdehyde 2,1-aminomutase, whose protein sequence is MNHSQSKALFSRAQERIPGGVNSPVRAFRGVGGEPVFFKEGAGAWLTDVDDNRYVDLVGSWGPLILGHAYPPIVEAVVEAARRGTTFGAPTDLEVQFAEQICATVPSVEKVRLVSSGTEATVAAVRLARGFTGRNYILKFEGCFHGAGDPFLVKAGSGVETLGLPDSPGVPKEVASLTLTAPFNDLGAVERLFAQRAQDIACAIIEPVVGNMGVLIPEEGYLQGLQALCRAHGVLFVLDEVMTGFRLARGGAQEVYGLRPDLTTFGKVIGGGMPLAAYGGRRDIMSKIAPEGPVYQSGTLSGNPVAVAAGIASLQALRAPGVYERLDFVGREIEAGLRAEAKEANVPVTINRVGSMFTVFFTEGPVYDYPSAKKSDTARYGRFFHQMLEEGVYLPPSQFEAAFLSLSINEPEVAHILRAARKAFRSLGQGA, encoded by the coding sequence ATGAACCACTCGCAGAGCAAGGCCCTCTTCTCCCGAGCGCAGGAGCGAATTCCCGGTGGAGTGAACTCCCCGGTGCGTGCCTTCCGGGGCGTCGGCGGTGAGCCCGTCTTCTTCAAGGAAGGCGCGGGCGCGTGGCTGACGGACGTGGATGACAACCGGTACGTGGACCTGGTGGGGAGTTGGGGTCCGCTCATCCTGGGACATGCCTATCCGCCCATCGTGGAGGCCGTCGTCGAGGCGGCGCGCCGGGGCACCACCTTCGGAGCGCCCACGGATCTGGAAGTGCAGTTCGCCGAGCAGATCTGCGCCACGGTGCCGAGCGTGGAGAAGGTGCGGCTGGTCTCCAGCGGCACGGAGGCCACGGTGGCGGCGGTGCGGCTGGCGCGCGGCTTCACGGGCCGCAACTACATCCTCAAGTTCGAGGGCTGCTTCCACGGCGCGGGAGACCCGTTCCTGGTGAAGGCGGGCAGCGGCGTGGAGACGCTGGGGCTGCCGGACTCGCCGGGCGTGCCCAAGGAGGTGGCGAGCCTCACGCTGACGGCGCCCTTCAACGACCTGGGCGCGGTGGAGCGCCTGTTCGCGCAGCGGGCGCAGGACATCGCGTGCGCCATCATCGAGCCGGTGGTGGGCAACATGGGCGTGCTCATCCCCGAGGAGGGCTACCTGCAGGGCCTCCAGGCGCTGTGCCGCGCGCACGGGGTGCTCTTCGTCCTGGACGAGGTGATGACGGGCTTCCGGCTGGCCCGCGGCGGCGCGCAGGAGGTGTACGGCCTGCGTCCGGACCTGACCACGTTCGGCAAGGTGATCGGCGGCGGCATGCCGCTGGCGGCCTACGGCGGGCGGCGCGACATCATGTCGAAGATTGCTCCCGAGGGGCCGGTGTACCAGTCGGGCACGCTGTCGGGGAATCCGGTGGCGGTGGCCGCGGGCATCGCGAGCCTCCAGGCCCTGCGCGCCCCGGGCGTGTACGAGCGCCTGGACTTCGTCGGCCGGGAAATCGAGGCGGGCCTGCGCGCGGAGGCGAAGGAGGCCAACGTCCCCGTCACCATCAACCGCGTGGGCAGCATGTTCACCGTCTTCTTCACCGAGGGGCCGGTGTACGACTACCCGAGCGCGAAGAAGAGCGACACGGCGCGCTACGGCCGCTTCTTCCACCAGATGTTGGAGGAGGGCGTGTACCTGCCGCCGAGCCAGTTCGAGGCGGCGTTCCTCTCGCTGTCCATCAACGAGCCCGAGGTGGCGCACATCCTCCGGGCGGCCCGCAAGGCATTCCGCTCGCTTGGACAAGGGGCCTGA